The Streptomyces sp. NBC_01775 genome includes a region encoding these proteins:
- a CDS encoding WXG100 family type VII secretion target: MSFEQEWAGLVTNARAEQATSMRLAGAGGGKGGKYLHVDAGQLKGHAGKADTVRDEFAKADNETMRETEQVPGTMKGFESDEAFKHFQERWRRQMKYLDGLFGAMGKALRKAAEEFKGGDVMTAAEMAALAEKKKEEANGGKSSSDLPPLFLNPSGPPRLQPQGDSPFLTTNPPLTTNPPLTTNPSLTPNTGNTYGPPLYGPYVPQNGTPSSGSDS, encoded by the coding sequence ATGTCGTTCGAGCAGGAATGGGCCGGACTGGTCACCAACGCGCGGGCTGAGCAGGCCACTTCCATGCGGCTTGCCGGAGCGGGGGGCGGTAAGGGCGGTAAGTACCTTCATGTGGACGCGGGCCAGCTGAAGGGCCATGCCGGCAAGGCGGACACGGTGCGCGACGAGTTCGCCAAGGCGGACAACGAGACCATGCGCGAGACCGAGCAGGTCCCCGGCACGATGAAGGGCTTCGAGAGCGACGAGGCCTTCAAGCACTTCCAGGAGCGCTGGCGCCGCCAGATGAAGTACCTGGACGGGCTGTTCGGTGCCATGGGAAAAGCGCTGCGCAAGGCCGCCGAGGAATTCAAGGGCGGGGACGTCATGACCGCGGCCGAAATGGCGGCGCTGGCCGAGAAGAAGAAGGAAGAGGCGAACGGAGGGAAGTCCTCGTCGGACCTCCCGCCGCTCTTCCTGAACCCCAGCGGGCCGCCGCGGCTCCAGCCCCAGGGGGATTCGCCCTTCCTGACCACCAACCCGCCTCTGACCACCAACCCGCCCTTGACCACCAACCCGAGCCTGACCCCCAATACGGGCAACACCTACGGCCCACCGCTGTACGGGCCCTACGTCCCCCAGAACGGCACACCCTCTTCCGGGTCCGACTCCTAG
- a CDS encoding xanthine dehydrogenase family protein molybdopterin-binding subunit, giving the protein MHHTTDTGSASAGTSSDARTDAGAGPVGQPAERREGRAKVTGTARYAAEHTPPGCAYAWPVPATVARGRVTRVDDTEAMATTGALAVLTHENADRLNPADDGILDVLQSPRVPHRGWYVAVAVAETIEAARAMAEAVRVEYEEEPHDVILTPDHPGLYSPEETSGVTTNRARGDFDREYAAAPHTLDATYAVTPLHNHPMEPHASTALWEGGHLIAYDSSQGSTTVRKTLAALFDLAEGQITVVSEHVGGGFGSKGTPRPNVVLAALAARHIGRPVKLALPRREMPAIVGHRAPTIQRLRLGAHADGTLTALSHEVVTHTSTVKEFVELAALPARTMYASTASRTGHRLAALDVPSPSWMRAPGEAPGMYALECGMDELAVELDLDPVELRLRNEPENEPDTGKRFSSRHLTDCLREGARRFGWHGRDPRPGVRREGDLLIGTGVASATYPVVVMPSTASAEALGDGTFHVRVNATDIGTGARTVLAQVAAEQLGVPLDAVRIDIGSSDLPSASLAGGSSGTASWGWAVHKACRELRASGSGIATVDTTSDVQAQEDYARHAFGAVFAEVQADTVTGEVRVRRMLGMFAAGRILNPRTARSQFLGGMTMGLGMALTEHSTLDPATGRFIEADLAGYHVPACADVPDIDIDWLHEDDPYLNPVGGKGIGEIGIVGTPPAIANALYHATGTRCRELPLTPDRVGLLG; this is encoded by the coding sequence GTGCACCACACCACCGACACCGGCTCCGCGTCCGCCGGTACTTCCTCCGACGCGCGCACCGACGCCGGTGCCGGCCCCGTCGGGCAGCCCGCAGAGCGCCGCGAGGGCCGCGCCAAGGTCACCGGGACCGCGCGCTACGCCGCCGAACACACCCCGCCCGGCTGCGCGTACGCCTGGCCCGTGCCCGCCACCGTGGCGCGCGGCCGGGTCACCCGCGTGGACGACACCGAGGCGATGGCCACCACCGGCGCGCTGGCCGTTCTCACCCACGAGAACGCCGACCGCCTCAACCCCGCCGACGACGGGATCCTCGACGTCCTCCAGAGCCCCCGCGTGCCGCACCGCGGCTGGTACGTGGCGGTGGCCGTCGCCGAGACCATCGAGGCGGCGCGCGCCATGGCCGAGGCCGTGCGCGTCGAGTACGAGGAAGAGCCGCACGACGTCATCCTCACCCCGGACCACCCCGGCCTCTACAGCCCCGAGGAGACCAGCGGCGTCACCACCAACCGGGCGCGCGGCGACTTCGACCGGGAGTACGCGGCGGCCCCGCACACCCTCGACGCCACCTACGCCGTCACCCCGCTGCACAACCACCCCATGGAGCCGCACGCGTCCACCGCGCTGTGGGAGGGCGGGCACCTGATCGCCTACGACTCCAGCCAGGGCTCGACCACCGTGCGCAAGACGCTGGCCGCGCTCTTCGACCTGGCCGAGGGACAGATCACCGTCGTCTCCGAGCACGTCGGCGGCGGCTTCGGCTCCAAGGGCACCCCCCGCCCCAACGTGGTGCTGGCGGCGCTGGCCGCCCGGCACATCGGACGCCCCGTCAAGCTGGCGCTGCCCCGCCGGGAGATGCCCGCGATCGTGGGCCACCGCGCGCCGACCATCCAGCGGCTGCGGCTGGGCGCCCACGCCGACGGCACGCTGACCGCGCTGTCCCACGAGGTGGTGACCCACACCTCCACCGTCAAGGAGTTCGTGGAGCTGGCGGCCCTGCCCGCGCGCACGATGTACGCCTCCACCGCCAGCCGTACCGGTCACCGCTTGGCGGCGCTCGATGTGCCCAGCCCGTCGTGGATGCGCGCCCCCGGCGAGGCGCCGGGCATGTACGCGCTGGAGTGCGGGATGGACGAGCTGGCCGTCGAGCTGGACCTCGACCCGGTCGAGCTGCGGCTGCGCAACGAGCCGGAGAACGAGCCCGACACCGGCAAGCGCTTCAGCAGCCGCCACCTCACCGACTGCCTGCGCGAGGGCGCCCGCCGCTTCGGCTGGCACGGGCGCGACCCACGGCCCGGGGTGCGCCGCGAGGGCGACCTGCTGATCGGCACGGGCGTCGCGTCCGCCACCTACCCGGTGGTCGTCATGCCCTCCACCGCCTCGGCCGAGGCCCTGGGGGACGGCACCTTCCACGTGCGCGTCAACGCCACCGACATCGGCACCGGAGCGCGCACCGTCCTCGCCCAGGTCGCCGCCGAACAGCTCGGCGTCCCGCTGGACGCCGTACGGATCGACATCGGCAGCAGCGACCTGCCCAGCGCGTCCCTGGCCGGCGGCTCCTCGGGCACCGCCTCCTGGGGCTGGGCCGTCCACAAGGCGTGCCGCGAGCTGAGGGCCTCGGGCAGCGGCATCGCCACCGTCGACACCACGTCCGACGTGCAGGCACAGGAGGACTACGCGCGGCACGCCTTCGGCGCGGTCTTCGCCGAGGTCCAGGCCGACACCGTCACCGGCGAGGTGCGGGTACGCCGCATGCTGGGCATGTTCGCGGCCGGCCGCATCCTCAACCCGCGCACGGCCCGCTCCCAGTTCCTGGGCGGCATGACGATGGGACTGGGCATGGCGCTGACCGAACACAGCACCCTGGACCCGGCGACCGGCCGCTTCATCGAGGCCGACCTGGCCGGATACCACGTGCCCGCCTGCGCGGACGTGCCCGACATCGATATCGACTGGCTCCACGAGGACGACCCGTACCTCAACCCCGTCGGCGGCAAGGGCATCGGCGAGATCGGCATCGTCGGCACCCCTCCCGCGATCGCCAACGCGCTGTACCACGCGACCGGCACCCGCTGCCGCGAACTGCCCCTCACCCCTGACCGGGTGGGTCTGCTGGGATGA
- a CDS encoding PPE domain-containing protein, whose product MTLEYADVRNVNLTPLQEAAHKWTKLGKKFSTVETHFNSTVSNPLRTSNWKGDARDAAVKRFDHVKRQITEAAGEADDLGRVMTEALHAFKWAKEELKAIIEDVETPAPDGKKYLKVNRENGVVYLDPPADAKDTAGLQKAYHETIVSYTRRTHRALEFASTADRWLKTALGIDHNGAAKGFTSDGLAHLKDVDKETKADAEAATKLANDENLKEDPKKLSQLNGLLAKNSLNSRFAEQFTTGMGAKGMMEFWKGAAQPPYSDGVPPMAEKRPAGVTKQLAALQDNLGVTMGLASHSDSPAMTAWKKDVLEVSGDRIGTVPYTGRAGASNPPYGFQVMSNLMRTGKWDTAFLNDYGDALMKKDKDSYIPYGLSTETDQDTHRKWLTQGVTPADYLNFGAKWDQGEDPFTGYFEALGHNSDASSDFFQDEENFDHVLRDRMYLPDGEVPESGAEKDFNGPRVALGHALASATTGHDWDAPLNVPAEHTKDQADLMSKLIKGMGTVDEDGNADISMSPGMRPGLGNAAAEYTPDFFRAMKDGGGADKLFPMSGAEAGLDHRDATKFLVQLGQDPDANATITAGQKLYTAQVLDHHLGGDVPAGEKYNAPPQDIVHEVLKTSGETAGTLASGAQEGIIGPAVVEDQEYDKATLSNRLWANGAFGAVVTGASVMPPFTATPVGAATAASLIIGAEGAALNDQDAAHWSSNASAPAADRAGAIYDEMAGRDVRQNEEMLKAIGKEHGVKISDSWAELYSDEGFSQGYSRVGSTAPFLTSIEQVKQMAVEK is encoded by the coding sequence ATGACACTGGAGTACGCGGACGTCAGGAACGTGAACCTGACGCCATTGCAGGAGGCGGCCCACAAGTGGACCAAACTCGGTAAGAAATTCAGCACCGTCGAGACCCACTTCAACAGCACCGTCTCCAACCCGCTGCGGACTTCCAACTGGAAGGGCGACGCGCGCGACGCCGCCGTCAAGCGGTTCGATCACGTGAAGAGGCAGATCACCGAGGCCGCCGGTGAGGCGGATGACCTGGGCCGAGTCATGACCGAGGCGTTGCACGCCTTCAAGTGGGCCAAGGAAGAGCTGAAGGCCATCATCGAAGACGTCGAGACCCCGGCTCCCGACGGCAAGAAATATCTGAAGGTCAACCGGGAGAACGGCGTGGTCTACCTCGACCCGCCCGCGGATGCGAAGGACACAGCTGGGCTCCAGAAGGCCTACCACGAGACCATCGTCTCCTACACCCGGCGTACCCACCGGGCCCTGGAGTTCGCCAGCACGGCGGACCGGTGGCTCAAGACGGCACTGGGGATCGACCACAACGGCGCCGCCAAGGGTTTCACCAGTGACGGCCTCGCCCACCTGAAGGACGTCGACAAGGAAACGAAGGCCGACGCGGAAGCCGCCACCAAGCTGGCCAACGACGAGAATCTCAAAGAGGACCCGAAGAAGCTCTCCCAGCTGAACGGTCTGCTCGCCAAGAACTCCCTCAACTCGCGGTTCGCGGAACAGTTCACCACCGGCATGGGCGCCAAGGGAATGATGGAGTTCTGGAAAGGCGCGGCGCAGCCGCCGTACTCCGACGGCGTGCCGCCGATGGCGGAAAAACGCCCGGCCGGAGTGACGAAGCAACTCGCCGCACTCCAGGACAACCTGGGCGTCACGATGGGCCTCGCCAGCCATTCCGACTCCCCGGCGATGACGGCGTGGAAGAAGGACGTCCTCGAAGTGAGCGGCGACCGGATAGGAACGGTCCCGTACACGGGACGGGCCGGCGCCTCCAATCCTCCGTACGGCTTCCAGGTCATGAGTAATCTCATGCGCACCGGTAAGTGGGACACCGCCTTTCTGAACGACTACGGCGACGCGCTCATGAAGAAGGACAAGGACTCCTACATCCCGTACGGCCTTTCGACGGAGACGGACCAGGACACCCACCGGAAGTGGCTGACCCAGGGTGTGACCCCTGCCGACTACCTCAACTTCGGTGCGAAGTGGGACCAGGGCGAGGACCCGTTCACCGGATATTTCGAGGCGCTGGGTCACAACAGCGATGCGTCCTCGGATTTCTTCCAGGACGAGGAGAACTTCGACCACGTACTGCGCGACCGCATGTATCTGCCGGACGGAGAGGTCCCCGAGTCCGGCGCCGAGAAGGACTTCAACGGGCCCCGGGTGGCTCTCGGGCACGCGCTCGCCTCCGCGACGACCGGTCACGACTGGGACGCGCCACTGAATGTCCCGGCGGAGCACACCAAGGACCAGGCGGACCTCATGTCCAAGCTCATCAAGGGCATGGGCACCGTCGACGAGGACGGGAACGCGGACATCTCGATGTCACCGGGGATGCGCCCCGGCCTGGGGAACGCCGCGGCCGAGTACACGCCGGACTTCTTCCGGGCCATGAAGGACGGTGGTGGTGCCGACAAGCTGTTCCCCATGTCCGGGGCAGAGGCCGGGTTGGACCACCGCGACGCGACGAAGTTCCTCGTGCAGCTGGGGCAGGACCCCGACGCCAATGCGACGATAACCGCCGGTCAGAAGCTCTACACCGCTCAGGTGCTCGACCATCACCTGGGCGGGGACGTCCCCGCGGGCGAGAAGTACAACGCGCCCCCGCAGGACATCGTGCACGAGGTCCTCAAGACCTCGGGCGAGACCGCGGGCACTCTGGCCTCCGGTGCCCAGGAGGGCATCATCGGCCCGGCAGTCGTGGAGGATCAGGAGTACGACAAGGCCACGCTCAGCAATCGCCTGTGGGCCAACGGCGCTTTCGGCGCCGTGGTGACGGGCGCCAGCGTGATGCCGCCCTTCACGGCGACTCCCGTCGGGGCCGCGACCGCCGCGTCGTTGATCATCGGGGCGGAGGGCGCTGCCCTCAACGACCAGGACGCAGCGCACTGGAGCAGCAACGCGTCAGCGCCGGCGGCGGACAGGGCCGGTGCGATCTACGACGAGATGGCCGGGCGTGACGTGCGACAGAACGAGGAGATGCTGAAGGCCATCGGGAAGGAGCACGGCGTCAAGATCTCGGACAGCTGGGCAGAGCTGTACTCCGATGAAGGCTTCAGTCAGGGATACAGCCGGGTCGGGTCGACGGCGCCGTTCCTGACCTCCATCGAGCAAGTGAAGCAAATGGCCGTAGAGAAGTAA
- a CDS encoding FAD binding domain-containing protein, whose protein sequence is MRPFTFERAAAPEQAVDAFAAHPHARYLAGGTNLVDLMKLGVERPEHLIDVSGLELDQVETTPEGGLRAGANVRNSDLAAHPAVRRSYPGLSQALLAGASGQLRNVATTGGNLLQRTRCPFFQDTSTPCNKREPGTGCSAREAASRDMAVLGHSAACVATHPSDMAVALAALDAEVTVLGPEGRRTVPVTDFHRLPGDSPDRDTVLSPGELILHVTLPPPPQGARSGYLKARDRASYAFALASAAGVLALAGDGTVRHAALAFGGLAHRPWRATAAEEALRGAPATPESFTRAAEAELSAARPLSDNAFKVPLARGLAVRLLTALAESPDDSFADSPAGA, encoded by the coding sequence GTGAGGCCCTTCACCTTCGAGCGGGCCGCGGCACCCGAGCAGGCCGTGGACGCCTTCGCCGCGCATCCCCACGCCCGCTATCTGGCGGGCGGCACCAACCTCGTCGACCTGATGAAGCTGGGCGTGGAGCGGCCCGAGCACCTCATCGACGTCAGCGGCCTGGAACTGGACCAGGTCGAGACCACCCCCGAGGGCGGACTGCGCGCCGGGGCCAACGTCCGCAACAGCGACCTGGCCGCACACCCCGCCGTCCGCCGCTCCTACCCGGGGCTCTCCCAGGCGCTGCTGGCCGGGGCTTCGGGGCAGCTGCGCAACGTCGCCACCACCGGCGGCAACCTCCTCCAGCGCACCCGCTGCCCCTTCTTCCAGGACACCTCCACACCCTGCAACAAGCGCGAGCCGGGCACCGGCTGCTCGGCGCGCGAGGCCGCGAGCCGCGACATGGCGGTGCTCGGGCACTCCGCGGCGTGCGTGGCCACCCACCCGTCCGACATGGCCGTCGCGCTCGCCGCGCTCGACGCCGAGGTGACGGTGCTCGGCCCCGAGGGGCGGCGCACCGTTCCCGTCACCGACTTCCACCGGCTCCCCGGCGACAGCCCGGACCGGGACACGGTGCTCAGCCCCGGCGAGCTGATCTTGCACGTCACGCTGCCGCCCCCGCCCCAGGGCGCCCGCTCCGGCTACCTCAAGGCGCGCGACCGCGCCTCCTACGCCTTCGCGCTCGCCTCCGCCGCCGGAGTGCTCGCGCTCGCCGGTGACGGCACGGTCCGGCACGCGGCGCTGGCCTTCGGCGGGCTCGCCCACCGGCCCTGGCGCGCCACGGCCGCCGAGGAGGCGCTGCGCGGCGCGCCCGCCACCCCGGAGTCGTTCACCCGCGCCGCCGAGGCGGAACTGTCCGCCGCCAGGCCGCTGTCCGACAACGCCTTCAAGGTGCCGCTGGCCCGTGGCCTGGCCGTGCGCCTGCTGACCGCCCTCGCCGAGAGCCCCGACGACAGCTTCGCCGACAGCCCCGCCGGGGCGTGA
- a CDS encoding 2Fe-2S iron-sulfur cluster-binding protein: MNPPQRTATSSTLTLHVNSTPHTVTVDHRATVLDVLREQLGLTGSKKGCDHGQCGACTVLVEGRRANSCLLLAVAHDGASLTTVEGLGDEEKPHPLQDAFVERDAFQCGYCTSGQLCSAVGMLAEASCGHPSHVTPPHLLERADGAPAELTREEIRERMSGNICRCGAYPHIVDAIEDVTS, encoded by the coding sequence GTGAACCCCCCACAGCGCACCGCCACCAGCTCCACCCTCACCCTCCACGTCAACAGCACCCCGCACACCGTCACCGTCGACCACCGCGCCACCGTCTTGGACGTGCTCCGCGAACAGCTCGGACTCACCGGCTCCAAGAAGGGCTGCGACCACGGCCAGTGCGGCGCCTGCACCGTTCTGGTGGAGGGGCGCCGCGCCAACAGCTGTCTGCTGCTGGCCGTGGCACACGACGGCGCGTCCCTCACCACGGTCGAGGGACTCGGCGACGAGGAGAAGCCGCACCCCCTCCAGGACGCGTTCGTGGAGCGCGACGCCTTCCAGTGCGGCTACTGCACATCCGGCCAGCTCTGCTCCGCCGTCGGCATGCTCGCCGAGGCGTCCTGCGGGCACCCCTCGCACGTCACCCCGCCCCACCTCCTGGAGCGGGCCGACGGAGCCCCCGCCGAGCTGACCCGCGAGGAGATCCGCGAGCGCATGAGCGGCAACATCTGCCGCTGCGGCGCCTACCCCCACATCGTCGACGCGATTGAGGACGTGACCTCGTGA
- a CDS encoding MMPL family transporter, with translation MRDLPVRAARWSALHPWRAITGWLLFVVVCLGTGIAVGGNPATTEDYRVGEAGRAEAVATEGGLGREPVEQVLITARSGPLDRAESRRAAHEVRERMRGLPEVERVGAPVRSHGGKALRVRVTMKGEELEGKKHVDPLLAQTAAVGEKYPSLRVEEVGSPSIGKGVDGQRSDDLLLSEGLTLPLTLLTLLIVFGSVTMAAVPLLLAVTSIVAAMGLAMLASHLSPDAGVGNNVILLIGMAVGVDYTLFYLKREREERARSGGRLSSEALVELAAATSGRAVVVSGLAVIVSTATLYLVGDVIFASLATGTVVVVLVAVLSSLTVLPALLVKLGKRAERRAASRRPGSRAALRAERRAARARAKGDGRVWQALMRPASRRPGLTLCLSSLLMLGLAAPALALNLGVMDRDTHSREIPVMRAFDRLHAHYPELQVVHQVAVRSAPARAGQVSAALDKLAQRVQRDPLFTGDSRKRVSADRRVAVLDLPVAHRPGSDASLDSLARLREDHLPATVAAVPGAEAVVSGEGNVARDADYLDHQNQKLPQVIVALVLVTFLMTLAAFRSVVIALVGVVLNLLSAAAALGLLVLVFQGEWAQGLLGFTSTGSIGSRVPLFLFVILFGLSMDYQVFVVSRIREAVLRGVPTRQAVVDGITSSAGVVTSAAMVMVTVFASFVFLHLIEMKQIGFSLAAAVLLDAFVIRVLVLPSAMLLLGRATWWPGRPSRAEPR, from the coding sequence ATGAGAGATCTCCCCGTACGGGCCGCCCGCTGGAGCGCCCTGCACCCCTGGCGAGCGATCACCGGCTGGCTGCTGTTCGTGGTGGTGTGCCTGGGCACCGGCATAGCCGTGGGCGGCAACCCCGCCACCACCGAGGACTACCGCGTCGGCGAGGCCGGCCGCGCCGAGGCCGTCGCCACCGAGGGCGGGCTGGGCCGCGAACCCGTCGAACAGGTACTGATCACCGCCCGCTCGGGCCCGCTCGACCGCGCCGAGTCCCGCCGGGCCGCGCACGAGGTGCGCGAGCGGATGCGCGGATTGCCCGAGGTCGAGCGCGTGGGAGCGCCGGTGCGCTCCCACGGCGGCAAGGCTCTCCGGGTCCGCGTGACGATGAAGGGCGAAGAGCTGGAGGGCAAGAAGCACGTCGACCCGCTGCTCGCGCAGACGGCGGCGGTCGGCGAGAAGTACCCCTCGCTGCGCGTGGAAGAGGTCGGATCCCCCTCCATCGGCAAGGGGGTGGACGGCCAGCGCTCGGACGACCTGCTGCTGTCCGAAGGGCTGACCCTGCCCCTCACCCTGCTCACCCTGCTGATCGTCTTCGGCTCCGTGACCATGGCCGCCGTCCCGCTGCTGCTCGCGGTGACCAGCATCGTGGCCGCGATGGGCCTGGCGATGCTCGCCTCGCACCTGTCGCCGGACGCGGGCGTCGGCAACAACGTCATCCTGCTGATCGGCATGGCGGTCGGCGTCGACTACACGCTCTTCTACCTCAAGCGGGAGCGCGAGGAGAGGGCCAGGTCGGGCGGACGGCTCAGCAGCGAGGCGCTGGTCGAGCTGGCCGCCGCCACCTCGGGGCGGGCCGTGGTCGTCTCCGGGCTGGCGGTCATCGTCTCCACGGCCACGCTGTACCTGGTCGGGGACGTCATCTTCGCGTCTCTGGCGACCGGCACCGTGGTCGTCGTCCTCGTCGCAGTCCTCAGCTCCCTGACCGTGCTGCCCGCGCTGCTGGTGAAGCTCGGCAAGCGGGCCGAGCGCCGGGCGGCCTCCCGCAGGCCCGGAAGCCGCGCCGCGCTGCGGGCCGAACGAAGGGCCGCGCGTGCCCGGGCCAAGGGGGACGGCCGCGTCTGGCAGGCCCTCATGCGGCCCGCGAGCCGGCGCCCGGGGCTCACCCTGTGTCTGTCCTCGCTGCTGATGCTGGGCCTCGCGGCGCCCGCGCTCGCGCTGAACCTGGGCGTGATGGACCGCGACACCCACTCCCGTGAGATCCCCGTGATGCGCGCCTTCGACCGGCTGCACGCGCACTACCCCGAACTCCAGGTCGTCCACCAGGTCGCCGTACGGTCAGCCCCGGCGCGCGCGGGCCAGGTGAGTGCCGCGCTCGACAAGCTCGCGCAACGCGTCCAGCGGGACCCGCTGTTCACCGGTGACTCCCGCAAGCGCGTCTCGGCCGACCGGCGCGTGGCCGTGCTCGATCTGCCCGTCGCCCACAGGCCAGGGTCGGACGCCTCCTTGGACTCGCTCGCCCGCCTGCGCGAGGACCACCTGCCCGCGACGGTCGCCGCGGTACCGGGCGCCGAGGCCGTCGTCTCCGGCGAGGGGAACGTCGCGCGGGACGCCGACTACCTCGACCACCAGAACCAGAAGCTGCCGCAGGTCATCGTCGCGCTGGTGCTGGTCACCTTCCTGATGACCCTGGCCGCCTTCCGCTCCGTCGTCATCGCGCTGGTGGGCGTCGTCCTCAACCTGCTGTCGGCCGCCGCCGCGCTGGGACTGCTGGTGCTGGTCTTCCAGGGCGAGTGGGCGCAGGGGCTGCTCGGCTTCACCTCCACGGGGTCGATCGGGTCCCGGGTGCCGCTGTTCTTGTTCGTGATCCTCTTCGGGCTCTCGATGGACTACCAGGTCTTCGTCGTCAGCCGCATCCGCGAGGCCGTCCTGCGCGGGGTTCCCACCCGGCAGGCCGTGGTGGACGGCATCACCAGCTCGGCCGGAGTGGTCACCAGCGCCGCCATGGTCATG
- a CDS encoding mycothiol transferase — MDTTALLADCYDRVREEVHSALSGIGKAHLNERPDEGTNSVSWLIWHLTRVQDDHIADAAAREQVWHAQGFEERFGFGLPTDDTGFGHGPKDVAAVRVDSPDLLLEYHDAVHEQTLDFLRTLSSQSLGRVIDDAWDPPVTLGVRLVSVIGDDMQHAGQAAFLRGILERRH; from the coding sequence ATGGATACGACGGCACTGCTGGCGGACTGCTACGACCGTGTGCGCGAAGAGGTCCACTCCGCGCTGAGCGGCATCGGCAAGGCGCATCTCAACGAGCGGCCCGACGAGGGCACCAACAGCGTCAGCTGGCTCATCTGGCACCTCACGCGCGTCCAGGACGATCACATCGCCGACGCCGCCGCGCGCGAGCAGGTCTGGCACGCACAGGGTTTCGAGGAGCGCTTCGGCTTCGGTCTCCCCACCGACGACACCGGATTCGGCCACGGCCCCAAGGACGTGGCGGCCGTCCGGGTGGACTCGCCGGACCTGCTGCTGGAGTACCACGACGCGGTGCACGAGCAGACCCTCGACTTTCTGCGCACCCTCAGTTCCCAGTCGCTGGGCCGCGTCATCGACGACGCCTGGGACCCGCCCGTCACCCTCGGCGTCCGCCTGGTGAGCGTGATCGGCGACGACATGCAGCACGCGGGCCAGGCCGCGTTCCTCCGGGGCATCTTGGAGCGCCGGCACTGA
- a CDS encoding hydrophobic protein — MVPLLLVLLLALILFGAGFALKALWWIAVIVLVVWLLGFLVRSTPAGGKRSRWYRW; from the coding sequence ATGGTTCCGCTGCTACTCGTTCTGCTTTTGGCCTTGATCCTCTTTGGTGCCGGTTTCGCACTGAAGGCGCTGTGGTGGATCGCCGTGATCGTCCTTGTCGTCTGGCTGCTGGGCTTCCTCGTCCGCTCGACACCCGCGGGAGGTAAGCGAAGCCGCTGGTACCGCTGGTAG